The DNA sequence ACCGGGCCGGAGGTGATGAACGACAGCAGCTCCTCGAAGAAGGGCTTGCCGTCGTGCTCGGCGTAGTGCTGGGCGGCCAGCTCACGGTCCACCGTGCGCAGGTCGAGGGCGACCAGATCGAGGCCCTTGCGCTCGATGCGCGAGACGACCTCGCCGACGAGCTTGCGCGCGACGCCGTCGGGCTTGACCAGGACGAGAGTGCGTTCAGTCACGCTCGACAGGGTAGCGACGACCCGACCGGTGCCCGTCACCCACCGTCACTCGCCTGCTGCGACGGCAACGTCCCCGCCGCCATCCGCCGGGCCACCTCGCGCCGCATCCACACCAGCACCGCCCAGACGACGATGAACACCGCCGCGATCACCACCAGCGACGGCAGGAACACCAGCGCCGCGACGAGCAACGCCGCCTGCAGCACCAGCGCGGCGGTGAGACCCCACGGCCGTCGCTGCACTCCCGACGCCAGGATCATCGCGACGGCGATGCCCGCCACCACGCCGAAGCCGAGCGCCGTCGATCCGGTGCCGAAGCGCGGGAGCACCAGC is a window from the Pseudonocardia sp. HH130629-09 genome containing:
- a CDS encoding DUF4233 domain-containing protein, with translation MSDVPGVPEGVRPPPTDPMKGARGVFAATLILEAIVVLLALLVLPRFGTGSTALGFGVVAGIAVAMILASGVQRRPWGLTAALVLQAALLVAALVFLPSLVVIAAVFIVVWAVLVWMRREVARRMAAGTLPSQQASDGG
- the ndk gene encoding nucleoside-diphosphate kinase, which gives rise to MTERTLVLVKPDGVARKLVGEVVSRIERKGLDLVALDLRTVDRELAAQHYAEHDGKPFFEELLSFITSGPVLAAVVEGPRAIAAWRQIAGGTDPVEKATPGSIRGDLALETGSNLVHGSDSPESADREIKLWFPNL